The Zonotrichia albicollis isolate bZonAlb1 chromosome 23, bZonAlb1.hap1, whole genome shotgun sequence genome contains the following window.
CAATCCACGGAGCAGGGACATTCTGGGCTTCCCACGggcccttctgctgccacagtgCTCGTTGCTGTTCCCAGGTCACGCCTACAGGTACTGCAGTGCCTATGGGACCTGGGCCATGGCTCTCAGCATCAACAAGACCTGGGCCAACTACACCGAGTGTGCCCTGCTCTTCTCCTCCGAGAGCCGGAGGCACCAGAAGGTGACCTTGTTTGTGCAGGGGTGTGATGGGGGCCAGGGGaagtgctgggggcaggggctcttccctccctgctcctcaaagcagccctgctgtccctgtgctctggcAGGGAGGTGGAGCTCAGTCCTTCTCTTCCAGGAGGTGTTTGACCGCCTGCACCTCATGTACACCGTGGGCTACTCCATCTCCCTGGCCTCCCTCATCGTCGCTGTCTGCATCCTCTCCTACTTCAAGTAAGGAGAGGCCAAAGTCCCTCCCATGTGGGAGAACAGGAACCCATCCCATTGTCCCCACACACGAGCCTGGGGAGGGGCAGCCCCCAAAGGAATGGGAACAACCCCAGacccagcacaaacacaaacttcccAAAGCCCCAAACTTGCCCTGTGTGACCAGCTCCTGATGTCTCCACCCTTGCTCCCAGCTGTGGTTTCTGTGCCCAGACAGCCCAGAGCCCCCTCTGAGAGCCCCCATTGCCTGAGCCTGAGTGTGGTTGGGCAGCTGGGGTTTGGTTGGCTCACATCCCTTCTCTGCAGGCGCCTGCACTGCACACGCAATTACATCCACGTGCACCTCTTCACCTCCTTCATCTGCCGGGCCCTCAGCATCTTCCTGAAGGACCTGGTGCTCTACTCGGGCACGGCGCCCAGCGACGCCGACAGGAGGGAGGACGAGTTCAGGGCTCCCCTGCCAGGACAGCGGGCACACCTGGCAAGTGGTGCATGGGGGCaaagggggatttgggagctcTGATGCAATGGGATGTGCTTGGGATCcccccaggctgctcagggggAGGGGATGAAGGTCCGGtttggctctgcccagctcctgcctgtcctgGTGCCACACTAGAGCCACAGAGTACCTTGGCCTGTGTACAGGGAATACCTGTCCTGTGGGAAGGAAGATGCTGGAATATCCCAGAGGAGATGCAGGTCTCTGCAAGAGGAACATGGGCCACAGCTGGGTTTTGGTGGCCAGAAAGCAAAAGCCACCAGGTTTTGCATTTGGGGACCAGCCTGACACAGGCATCTCCCACAGGTTGGCTGCAAGGTGGTGGTGACTCTGTTCCTCTATTTTCTGGCCACCAACCACTACTGGATCCTGGTGGAAGGTCTCTACCTGCACAGCCTGATCTTCATGGCCTTCCTCTCCAACAAGAACTACCTGTGGGTCCTCATCATCATCGGCTGGGGTGAGCACAGACCCAGTTCCAGCCGGGAGCTGTGGCATTGGCCATGGCTGAATGGGAAGGGCAGTGGGATGCAGGAACTGCTTGGGTGTGCAAAGGTGATGCTCCAACCCTGCTCCTCACGCTGTCCCTGCCCTTCCAGGTCTCCCTGCTGTGTTTGTGTCCATCTGGGCCAGCGTCAGGGCCTCGCTGGCAGACACACAGTATGTACACCCACCTTCTCCAGGGCCTCTGGGAGGGCAAGAGTGCTGCAAATGCCAGCAAAGTATCTGTGGGCACCAGAGctttttggaaatgaaaattttcaaaaaGAACATGATGGAACACATATTCAAGGCTTGTTAATAGAATTGTCAGTAATGCAGAGTGATAGTGGTTTTGTTCTGTGTTTGGGAAGATGGTGGATGCAGGTTTGCAGCATAAATTGATCAATAAACAGCTGAGATGGATGCTAAAGGGCATGAGTGGACACTTTAAAAGGAGAAAGGCCATCATATGAACAATAGGGGTTTGGGATGAGGTGGTCAAGGAGCCCTTGGGAACATTAATGCTTATTTAGACGTGCTTTGCCCCACCATGATGGTTACAAATGCTTGTAGCCACAGCTCAAGATTTACACAAAGCCCATCAAGGGGTGGAGATTGGGAGttgggggtgctggggtggTTGGGGGTACAGGGAGCCATTCTTCCCAGTGGAGTCAGATTTCTCCAAGGAGTTTCTTTACTGCTCTTCTCAGGTGCTGGGACCTCAGTGCAGGGAACATGAAGTGGATTTATCAGGTCCCCATTCTGGCTGCAGTCGTGGTAAGAATCCTGTGGATGAACTCCAAATTCCTTTTGGGGAAAGGGGATTGACACAGACCAGAGCTGCTCACTTGTGGTCACTGGAGTTTTGTCCCAGGCACTCCAGCACCCAGGGAGAGCCCAGAGGGATccaggggctctgctccctcctgctctgaCCAAGCATCACTGCcatgtccctgcctgcccctcacccagagctgcctgtctgtgtccctgggGCTCCTCGGGCAGACCCCACCACCACCCTGGGTGTCTCTTGGCAGGTgaacttcttcctcttcctcaacATCGTGCGGGTGTTGGCCTCCAAGCTCTGGGAGAGCACCACGGGCAAGCTGGACCCCAGGCAGCAGTACAGGCAAGTGCAGGCAGCCCCAAAGCCTCGTGTCCTGCCTGTTCAGCCCGGATGGCTccccgaggaggaggagcagagctgtgggaagggctgcaggagTGAGGAAGGGTGGCAGGACAGTGGCAGCCACTGGATTGAGGCCTGGCTCTGGAGTTCTGAGCTCTTCCTGCTCCCAcctccagcctggccactgtggggctgggggctgccctgcaggccctgggaaTGGCTCTGAGGTCTCTCCTTTCAGGAAGCTGCTCAAGTCCACGCTGGTGCTGATGCCGCTTTTCGGAGTGCACTACGTGGTGTTCATGGCCATGCCCTACACCGAGGTCTCCGGGCTCCTGTGGCAGATCCAGATGCACTACGAGATGCTCTTTAACTCCTCCCAGGTGGGCTGGCActcccagcactgagggacGTTCATCCAGGGAGGCTCAGGGACCTCACTCTCCACCTCTTTTGGTCTCTTGGCAGGGTTTCTTTGTGGCTTTTATCTACTGCTTTTGCAATGGGGAGGTAAGTGGGAAGAGTGAGGAGCTAAAGCTCCCTGTTCCAGCCCCGGGCTGTGataaccagagcaaaaagctcAGATGCATCCCTCTCAATAGGATTtggagggaaagggagggaagggggaagggaaaagggcaAGGCAAGGCGGTTTTGCTGTCTCGGGCACAGCACCCCCTCTGCTCCCGCAGGTGCAGGCCGAGATCAGGAAGGCTCATTTCCGCAGGCTGCTGGCGCTGCACTTGGGGCAGCCGGCGCGGcccgggagctgctgctgct
Protein-coding sequences here:
- the LOC102061864 gene encoding parathyroid hormone/parathyroid hormone-related peptide receptor isoform X2 translates to MGTSGPVGGFLVTLLCCCLLSSALVDPDDVLTKEEQIYLLVEAKEKCQRDIKAQLEKIKDPSCPPEWDGIICWPRGSPSQEVSVPCPDYIYDFNHKGHAYRYCSAYGTWAMALSINKTWANYTECALLFSSESRRHQKEVFDRLHLMYTVGYSISLASLIVAVCILSYFKRLHCTRNYIHVHLFTSFICRALSIFLKDLVLYSGTAPSDADRREDEFRAPLPGQRAHLVGCKVVVTLFLYFLATNHYWILVEGLYLHSLIFMAFLSNKNYLWVLIIIGWGLPAVFVSIWASVRASLADTQCWDLSAGNMKWIYQVPILAAVVVNFFLFLNIVRVLASKLWESTTGKLDPRQQYRQLLKSTLVLMPLFGVHYVVFMAMPYTEVSGLLWQIQMHYEMLFNSSQGFFVAFIYCFCNGEEPSQRGRGEPTGDLTELTQCQPKPSKELETML
- the LOC102061864 gene encoding parathyroid hormone/parathyroid hormone-related peptide receptor isoform X1 → MGTSGPVGGFLVTLLCCCLLSSALVDPDDVLTKEEQIYLLVEAKEKCQRDIKAQLEKIKDPSCPPEWDGIICWPRGSPSQEVSVPCPDYIYDFNHKGHAYRYCSAYGTWAMALSINKTWANYTECALLFSSESRRHQKEVFDRLHLMYTVGYSISLASLIVAVCILSYFKRLHCTRNYIHVHLFTSFICRALSIFLKDLVLYSGTAPSDADRREDEFRAPLPGQRAHLVGCKVVVTLFLYFLATNHYWILVEGLYLHSLIFMAFLSNKNYLWVLIIIGWGLPAVFVSIWASVRASLADTQCWDLSAGNMKWIYQVPILAAVVVNFFLFLNIVRVLASKLWESTTGKLDPRQQYRQLLKSTLVLMPLFGVHYVVFMAMPYTEVSGLLWQIQMHYEMLFNSSQGFFVAFIYCFCNGEVQAEIRKAHFRRLLALHLGQPARPGSCCCSGPGGCGAPRSLSTGLAGRAAGGTRGLLLPTRPRPPGSIPGSIPAQEPSQRGRGEPTGDLTELTQCQPKPSKELETML